The genomic stretch AGTTGTTATGTCAACATTTACTATATCACCTTCTTTTAATACATAATTATTCGGAATTCCATGACATATTACAGAGTTAACAGACGTGCAAACACTTTTGGGAAAACCCCTATAATTTAAAGGTGCTGGAATAGCTCCATTTTTTATAGTAAACTCATGAACAAGGGTATTAATATCATTAGTCGTTATTCCAGGCTTTATAGATTCTTCAACAAGGTCAAGGGTTTTCAAAACAAGTTTGCCTGTTTCTTTTATACCCTCTATGTCTTTTGAATTTTTAAGACGAATTTTGTGTTGATCAGTGTAGACTTTTTCCCAAAAACTTAAAGGAATATCTAATTTGCCTTGACAGCATTTTTTATATTTATGACCACTTCCACAAGGACATGATTCATTTCGTCCTATTTTTGGTATTTTATTTTTTATCATTCGCATTAATAAAAATTATCCTTAAAATTGAAAAATAATTCTAAAACTTAAATAGCTTTATTAATTTTGCAGTAAAAATTATAGAAGATTAATAACATTGTCAATAAATAAGCACTCAAACATAAACTTTATGAAAAGGCTTTCACTATAATATCTAATTTCTATTAATTCAACCTGATAATAATAAATTTTAATTAATTAATTTTTTATTTTAATGAAACGCTATAAAAATAAAAAGACTAAGGCTTATTTCCTTGAATTTATATTTCTTTTATCATAATGAAGAATAATTCTTCTTGTTCAAAAAATTTTCAACTTATAAAAAATATAAAAATTATATTAATGGTAGTTTATGAAAGATAAAAATGCTCAAATAGCTCTATTAGTTAATATGGAAGATCCTTGTTCTGTCTATGATGAAGTTAAATTCATCATAAAAATGATTTATAATGAATTTAACTTCAATCAAATAGACAAAGCTTTTAATGATATAGTTAACTTATTTAATGGGAAATATCCTGGTTATCGAACGTATAATACAAAATATCATGATCTTAAACATACTACTGATTCAATGCTATGTTTCATAAGGCTTATTCACGGGGCATCTCTTATGGATATACATTTTACAAAAGAAGAAATCACTCTTTCAATTATCGCAGCTCTCATGCATGATACAGGATATATCCAAAAAAAAGACGATTTAGAGGGGACTGGAGCTAAATATACCCTAATACATATACAAAGAAGTATGGACTTTATGGATAAATATTTTTCTGGAAACAGTTTTGATCGCAATCAGCTAAAAATATGCAATGATATGTTAAACTGTACAGGATTAAACACGAGAATAGAAAAAATAAATTTTTCATCACCATGTACTGAGCTGCTTGGTAAAATGCTTGGGACCGCTGATTTAATAGGACAAATGGCTGATAGAACATACCTTGAAAAACTTGTATATCTTTATTACGAATTCAAGGAGGGCGGCGTTAAAGGTTATAAAAATGAGTTTGACTTTTTTAAAAAAACCATTGATTTTTATAGAATAACAAAAAAAAGATTAAAACATGATCTTGGCGGAGTATCTAAGTATTTAAGCTTTCATTTTAAAGAAAGACATAACATTGATTGTGATCTTTATGAAAAAACAATTCAAAGTAACATTGAATATTTAAATCATATAATATCAGACTCAGATGCCTTAAACTATAGAGAAAAGCTACGAAGAGGAGGCATTATAAAAAGTATAGAAGAAGAAAATCTATAAGCGAATACCTTCTACTAAACGTAAAAGGTATTCTATAAACAATTGTAAGTCTTATTTTTTATCTAATGCTTCTTTTAAAGATGCAATTTCAGCTTTTAATTGTTCAACTTCATCAGCTCTTGCTACATTCATTTTCTTCAAAACGTCATTAACACGTTTTTCTACAAAACTCTCAAGCTTTTCTTTTGTTTCATCATATTTTTTTAGAAAATCTTCGCGAATTTGTTTTCCTTCAATATCAGAAATTTTACTCTTTGAGACAAGATCTTTTACAAAGTCCTCAACTTCTTCCTTGGTTTTAAGTGCAAAATCAATTCCTGTTGACATTGTTTTTTTTAATTGATCGATCATGTTTAAATTCCTTTCTTTTTTTCTTTCTTTATTTTTTTTTTTGGTTTAATAAAGCTTATTCTGTAAAGTGAATAGATAAGTAATCTATTTCACATTTGCATTTTATGTCAACTTTAAAAGTAAAAAATTATTAATTAATTCAAACTAAGGGGGTCGATTTATGAAAAAACTTAATGTTTTTAAATTCAGTTGTTTTTTTATTATAATTGTATTTAGTTTTTTTACAACAATAGGAACAGGCGGTGGAGGCGGTGGAGACAATAAAACTGATACTTCAACAACTACCCACTCATCGACATCAACAGCTACATCAACATCAACAGCTACATCAACATCAACAGCTACTTCCACATCAACATCGACAACTACTTCTACATCAACGTCAACAAGCGTAGATACAGGAACTGGAACATCTACTGATTCAGGTAATTATGTTTTAAAAGCCAATATTGAAAAAAAATTAGCTCTCTTCCTTGATTTGTCAAACTCAAGCTGTTCAGGTCAATCCAGTGGGGTTAGCGACATAAATGCCGCTATGGAAACAGTTATGTCAACTCTTTTTGGCTCTATTGGAGCGATTTTTAGCGGCCTGCCAAGTGTATGTCCTACAATTGATGTAACTCCTAAACCTGAAATTACTAATATGTCAGGACCTTATGATATAAAAATTGATTATGGGACAACAGGATGTACAGCTCAAGATGGTTCAGTTATGACAGGAAGTGCTACAGTAAAATTATCTGACATTAACCTTGGTATGTATGGCCAAAATATGAGCGCAAATATATCTGCTTACTTTAATAATATTAGCAAAGACGGCATCAAAGTAATTAATGGCTCTTTTTCAGGTAGTTTGCAAGGAACTGTAACAATGCAAGGTGATGTCCAAGATATGACGATGACCTTTAAATTCAATAATACTCAGGTATTTGAAAGTACAGTATCTGGTTCAATCGTAATGACTGGAGCTGGAAGTTCATCTCAAACTACTCCTGCAGGAACAGGTAAAATAACTTTTGATAATTTTGTA from Desulfobacterales bacterium encodes the following:
- a CDS encoding phasin family protein, which codes for MIDQLKKTMSTGIDFALKTKEEVEDFVKDLVSKSKISDIEGKQIREDFLKKYDETKEKLESFVEKRVNDVLKKMNVARADEVEQLKAEIASLKEALDKK